Below is a genomic region from Xylophilus sp. GW821-FHT01B05.
GCCTGGTCGCCGAGGCGATGGAGGCGGATCTTGCTGTGCTACATCTTTAATAGCTTCATGTCGCCGCCTGATGTGGACTTCAGGCCTTATTTGCCCGCAGAATCCAACCGCGATACCACCGCCCTCCCCATGCGCCGCGCCGACCGCCTGTTCCACATCGTCCAACTCATCCGTGGCCGCCGGCTGACCACGGCTGCCTTTCTGGCGCAGCGGCTGGAGGTGTCCGAGCGCACCGTCTACCGCGACGTGGCCGACCTGCAGCGCCAGGGCGTGCCGATCGACGGCGAGGCCGGTGTGGGCTACCGGCTGGGCGCGGGCTTTGATTTGCCGCCGCTCATGTTCACGCACGAAGAGGCGCAGGCGCTGGTGGCGGCCGCGCGCATTGCCCAGCCCAGCCTGGACCCGGCGCTGGCCGCTGCGGTGGATGCGGCGCTGGGCAAGATTTTGTCGGTGCTGCCCACCAGCGCGCGCGCCGCCGCCGAAGGCCTGGCGCTGTTCGCCCCGGGCCTGCGCCCGCCGCCGGCGGTGCTGCAGCAACTGCAACTGCTGCGCGAGGCGGTGCGCGACCGCGCGCGGCTGCAGCTGTCCTACCGCGACGAGGCCGGCCGCGCCACCGAGCGCACCGTGCGCCCGCTCGGCTGCTTCTTCTGGGGCCAGGTCTGGACCCTG
It encodes:
- a CDS encoding YafY family protein — its product is MRRADRLFHIVQLIRGRRLTTAAFLAQRLEVSERTVYRDVADLQRQGVPIDGEAGVGYRLGAGFDLPPLMFTHEEAQALVAAARIAQPSLDPALAAAVDAALGKILSVLPTSARAAAEGLALFAPGLRPPPAVLQQLQLLREAVRDRARLQLSYRDEAGRATERTVRPLGCFFWGQVWTLASWCEVREDFRTFRVDRVITAQRCAQGFRDEPGKTLADLFRRTEEEMRARRAAPGTTSCS